The Acidobacteriota bacterium genome includes a window with the following:
- a CDS encoding recombinase zinc beta ribbon domain-containing protein: MIARATAAGLRSRKGLTLSPQSFGQMMRNPIYIGKIESPDYGVSTQGDFEPVVDEATFYRAQAVLDGRVVVSGPRQRNHPDFPLRGFVRCDACGRPLTGSWSKGRNDHYAYYHCQRQCRAVNVGKAALEGAFVDELALLQPTPGYMRLVKDRILHVWEQRCAEANERTTEQERRVKVIQQKLDRLDEVFLYSESIDLTSYSRQRDRLREELTLAKIEHHTEAVDELDVQGILAFAERVLPRAADLWVQASLNQKQRLQQLFLPEGIAFDGNRFNRTAVTAPLFSYLAPSESPDERVASRVGIEPSTRRLKFDAATSTGCRRFGNVRDAGRTFARIPIQKH, encoded by the coding sequence GTGATCGCACGCGCGACCGCGGCGGGGTTGCGAAGCCGGAAGGGCCTGACGTTGTCGCCACAGAGCTTCGGGCAGATGATGCGAAACCCGATCTACATCGGGAAGATTGAGAGCCCGGACTACGGCGTCTCGACACAAGGAGACTTCGAGCCGGTCGTGGATGAGGCGACGTTCTACCGTGCGCAGGCTGTGCTCGACGGCCGCGTCGTGGTCTCCGGCCCGCGACAGCGGAATCATCCCGATTTTCCGCTGCGTGGTTTCGTGCGCTGCGACGCCTGCGGCCGCCCGTTGACGGGCAGCTGGTCGAAAGGGCGCAACGATCACTATGCGTACTACCACTGCCAGCGCCAGTGCCGAGCGGTGAACGTGGGCAAGGCGGCACTCGAAGGCGCGTTCGTCGACGAACTGGCACTCTTGCAGCCGACGCCCGGCTACATGCGGCTAGTGAAGGATCGCATCCTTCACGTTTGGGAGCAGCGGTGTGCGGAAGCGAACGAGCGGACGACGGAACAAGAACGCCGGGTCAAGGTGATCCAGCAGAAGCTCGACCGGCTTGACGAAGTGTTCCTCTACTCCGAGTCAATCGACCTCACCAGCTACAGCCGCCAACGCGACAGGTTGCGCGAGGAACTGACGCTCGCCAAGATCGAGCATCACACCGAAGCGGTTGACGAACTCGACGTACAGGGCATCCTGGCCTTCGCAGAACGGGTTTTACCGCGCGCGGCGGACTTGTGGGTTCAGGCTTCTCTGAATCAGAAGCAGCGCCTTCAGCAGCTGTTCCTGCCCGAAGGAATCGCGTTCGACGGGAATCGATTCAATCGAACCGCCGTAACAGCACCACTTTTCAGCTACTTGGCGCCGTCTGAGAGTCCTGATGAAAGAGTGGCGAGCCGCGTAGGAATCGAACCTTCAACCCGCAGATTGAAGTTCGACGCGGCGACGTCCACAGGATGCCGTCGTTTCGGGAACGTGCGCGACGCGGGACGCACTTTTGCTCGCATTCCTATCCAAAAACATTAA